Proteins co-encoded in one Streptomyces roseochromogenus subsp. oscitans DS 12.976 genomic window:
- a CDS encoding FUSC family protein, producing the protein MSSATRHRLPLAGVLRLGPPSDIWFKPALSVVAAVAPPNLTLLALGRLDLAMYTMAGSLCALYGHNRPYAARARVLAWVVLGMVGGLAVSLLAASLTTDAVVLVTVGAVMAAVQKTLSDATRLGPPGSVVLTFISSASLFAPQTLGQVPGHIGLALGAGAWAWLVGMAPGLLRPHGPERRATAQALNAAAAYADTRGTADGHARACGASAAAIHAAWQSLLAARGCLLDHAGVAGSGTQSPRGGTPSRVAVGRRRRLTRVSSPTLDFALAGGAPIAGAPPSSTPSSASQPHAPGPARLGQEAPFLSADLIRETPPGARPDRTRRALEGLLVRAEVALAAPAESDPARLRAWARALRGTGRIPRVESPRESAGEILGAATELACPRRPLRHRLAPLAPLATRTAIGCALAGYASLALGVGRPYWALVTAASLYQANVMLTWSRGIQRVVGNVVGVLAFAALTPLAHLHPAALVLCCLALNFGAEALIGRNYWLGSVCVTPMALLVTEFARAQNPSELITERVADTLVGALVGFVAAVGVTNRRAGDRLEHALTIAECARANAVRLLAEPHPAPRALESARRSLAAALADLRATADAASGEWWQRALPEERVVLAEQTGHRTLAATVRRQGLVPREQDEDQGHDQGHDQGHDQGHDQGHDQGHDQGHDQGHDQGHDQGRTTEGIRP; encoded by the coding sequence ATGAGCAGTGCGACCCGCCACCGACTTCCCCTCGCCGGAGTGCTCCGCCTCGGGCCGCCCTCCGACATCTGGTTCAAGCCCGCGCTGAGCGTGGTCGCCGCGGTTGCCCCGCCCAACCTGACCCTGCTGGCCCTCGGCCGCCTCGACCTCGCCATGTACACGATGGCCGGGTCGCTGTGCGCGCTCTACGGCCACAACCGGCCCTACGCCGCCCGCGCCCGCGTGCTGGCCTGGGTGGTGCTCGGGATGGTCGGCGGCCTCGCCGTCTCTCTGCTCGCCGCGTCGCTCACGACCGACGCCGTCGTCCTCGTCACCGTCGGCGCCGTCATGGCGGCCGTTCAGAAGACCCTGTCCGACGCCACCCGGCTCGGACCGCCCGGGAGCGTGGTCCTGACCTTCATCAGCTCCGCCTCGCTGTTCGCGCCGCAGACCCTCGGTCAGGTGCCCGGACACATCGGGCTGGCCCTCGGGGCCGGTGCCTGGGCCTGGCTGGTCGGCATGGCGCCCGGACTGCTCCGCCCGCACGGTCCCGAGCGCCGCGCCACCGCCCAGGCCCTGAACGCCGCCGCCGCGTACGCCGACACCCGAGGCACCGCCGACGGTCACGCCCGGGCCTGTGGCGCGAGCGCCGCCGCGATCCACGCCGCCTGGCAGTCCCTGCTCGCCGCCAGGGGGTGTCTCCTGGATCATGCCGGCGTCGCGGGGTCCGGCACGCAGTCCCCCAGAGGGGGCACCCCCAGCCGCGTTGCCGTCGGTCGCCGACGCCGCCTCACGCGCGTCTCCTCCCCCACTCTCGACTTCGCTCTAGCTGGAGGGGCTCCCATCGCGGGGGCACCCCCATCGTCGACTCCCTCCTCCGCCTCGCAGCCGCACGCACCAGGCCCCGCTCGGCTCGGCCAAGAAGCTCCGTTCCTCTCGGCCGACCTGATCCGGGAGACACCCCCTGGCGCCCGCCCCGACCGCACTCGGCGCGCCCTCGAAGGGCTCCTCGTGCGGGCCGAGGTCGCCCTCGCCGCCCCCGCCGAATCCGACCCCGCACGGCTGCGTGCCTGGGCCCGCGCGCTGCGCGGCACCGGGCGGATACCGCGCGTCGAGTCCCCGCGCGAGTCCGCCGGCGAAATCCTCGGCGCCGCCACCGAACTCGCCTGCCCGCGCCGGCCGTTGCGGCACCGCCTGGCCCCCCTCGCCCCGCTCGCCACGCGCACCGCCATCGGCTGCGCCCTCGCCGGCTACGCCTCCCTCGCGCTCGGCGTCGGCCGCCCCTACTGGGCGCTGGTCACCGCGGCCTCCCTCTACCAGGCCAACGTCATGCTCACCTGGAGCCGCGGCATCCAGCGCGTCGTCGGCAACGTCGTCGGCGTGCTCGCCTTCGCCGCCCTCACCCCGCTGGCCCATCTCCACCCGGCCGCCCTGGTGCTGTGCTGCCTCGCCCTCAACTTCGGCGCCGAGGCACTGATCGGCCGCAACTACTGGCTCGGCAGCGTCTGCGTGACCCCGATGGCCCTGCTCGTCACCGAGTTCGCCCGCGCCCAGAACCCGTCCGAGCTGATCACCGAGCGGGTCGCGGACACACTCGTCGGCGCTCTGGTCGGCTTCGTCGCCGCCGTCGGGGTCACCAACCGGCGTGCGGGCGACCGCCTCGAACACGCCCTGACCATCGCGGAGTGCGCCCGTGCGAACGCCGTCCGGCTGCTGGCCGAGCCGCACCCCGCACCCCGCGCCCTGGAGTCCGCCCGCCGTTCCCTCGCCGCCGCCCTCGCCGACCTGCGCGCCACGGCCGACGCCGCGTCCGGCGAGTGGTGGCAACGCGCCCTGCCCGAGGAGCGGGTCGTCCTCGCCGAACAGACCGGACACCGTACGCTCGCGGCGACGGTACGACGCCAGGGCCTCGTACCGCGGGAGCAGGACGAGGACCAGGGCCACGACCAGGGCCACGACCAGGGCCACGACCAGGGCCACGACCAGGGCCACGACCAGGGCCACGACCAGGGCCACGACCAGGGCCACGACCAGGGCCACGACCAGGGCAGGACGACGGAGGGCATACGGCCATGA
- a CDS encoding DUF2630 family protein encodes MDQDQDQRILSRITEMVEDERRLREALASGRIDSSTEQQRLGELERELARCWDLLRQRRAKTEFGGNPDEAQARSATQVEGYQG; translated from the coding sequence ATGGACCAGGACCAGGACCAGCGGATCCTGAGCCGGATCACGGAGATGGTCGAGGACGAGCGGCGGCTCCGCGAGGCGCTGGCCTCGGGGCGGATCGACAGTTCCACCGAGCAGCAGCGACTGGGCGAACTGGAGCGTGAACTCGCCCGGTGCTGGGACCTGTTGCGGCAGCGCCGCGCCAAGACCGAGTTCGGCGGGAACCCGGACGAGGCACAGGCGCGCTCCGCCACCCAGGTAGAGGGCTACCAGGGCTGA
- a CDS encoding HAD family hydrolase has product MTAVLFDFSGTLFRVESTESWLRAVLDETGHTLPEPELRATARSLEAVGALPGGASPVQLPAHLAGVWAVRDESAELHRAAYTGLSRQVALPDPALYDSLYERHMTPAAWSPYPDAAEVLRVLRERGIGVGVVSNIGWDLRPVFREHGLDRYVDAYVLSYEHGVQKPDPRLFSVACAALGADPRQVVMVGDSKEADGGAAALGCRVHYVDHLPVTDRPDALLPVLHLVG; this is encoded by the coding sequence ATGACTGCCGTGCTGTTCGACTTCTCCGGGACGCTGTTCCGCGTCGAGTCCACCGAGTCCTGGCTGCGTGCGGTCCTGGACGAGACAGGGCACACCCTGCCCGAGCCTGAACTGCGGGCAACCGCAAGGTCCTTGGAAGCCGTCGGCGCCCTCCCCGGCGGCGCGTCACCGGTGCAGTTGCCCGCGCACCTGGCCGGGGTCTGGGCAGTACGGGACGAGAGCGCGGAGCTGCACCGGGCCGCCTACACGGGCCTGTCCCGGCAGGTAGCGCTGCCCGATCCCGCTCTGTACGACTCGCTGTACGAGCGGCACATGACCCCCGCCGCCTGGTCCCCGTACCCGGACGCCGCCGAGGTGCTGCGCGTCCTGCGCGAGCGCGGAATCGGCGTGGGCGTGGTCAGCAACATCGGCTGGGATCTGCGCCCCGTGTTCCGCGAGCACGGGCTCGACCGGTATGTGGACGCGTATGTGCTGTCGTACGAGCATGGCGTGCAGAAGCCGGACCCGCGGCTGTTCTCGGTCGCCTGCGCGGCGCTGGGCGCCGACCCGCGGCAGGTGGTGATGGTGGGCGACAGCAAGGAGGCGGACGGTGGCGCGGCCGCGCTCGGCTGCCGCGTGCACTACGTCGACCACCTGCCGGTGACGGACCGGCCCGACGCACTGCTGCCGGTACTGCACCTGGTGGGCTAG
- a CDS encoding nucleobase:cation symporter-2 family protein, with the protein MATTADVHPVDEMPPVRQLAALGLQHVLAMYAGAVAVPLIVGSAMKLSPADLAYLITADLLVCGIATLIQCVGFWRFGVRLPIMQGCTFAAVSPMVLIGTTGGGLPAIYGSVIVAGLAIMLLAPVFGRLLRFFPPLVTGTVILIIGVSLLPVAGDWAAGGAGAKDFGEPKNLALAAFVLLVVLGVQRFAPAALGRIAVLIGIAVGLAIAVPFGFTDFGGVADADWMGISTPFHFGTPDFKASAIVSMLVVALVTMTETTGDLIAVGELTGRKVEPRSLADGLRADGLSTVLGGVFNTFPYTAYAQNVGLVGMTRVRSRWVVAAAGGILVLLGLLPKLGAVVAAIPAPVLGGAGLVMFGTVAASGLRTLARVDFKGNHNLTVVAVSVAIGMLPVGVPTVYAKFPDWFQTVMNSGISAGCLSAIVLNLLFNHLPSRAGSDLATEVEGVV; encoded by the coding sequence ATGGCCACCACCGCAGACGTCCATCCCGTCGACGAGATGCCGCCGGTGCGGCAGTTGGCCGCCCTCGGGCTGCAGCATGTGCTCGCGATGTACGCGGGCGCGGTCGCCGTGCCGCTGATCGTGGGCAGCGCGATGAAGCTGTCGCCCGCCGACCTGGCGTATCTGATCACGGCCGATCTGCTGGTGTGCGGTATCGCGACGCTGATCCAGTGCGTCGGCTTCTGGCGGTTCGGCGTCCGGCTGCCGATCATGCAGGGCTGTACGTTCGCGGCCGTGTCGCCGATGGTGCTCATCGGGACGACCGGCGGCGGACTGCCCGCGATCTACGGCTCGGTGATCGTCGCGGGTCTTGCGATCATGCTGCTGGCGCCGGTCTTCGGCAGGCTGCTGCGGTTCTTCCCGCCGCTGGTGACCGGCACGGTGATCCTGATCATCGGGGTCTCGCTGCTGCCGGTCGCGGGCGACTGGGCGGCGGGCGGTGCCGGTGCGAAGGACTTCGGGGAGCCGAAGAATCTGGCGCTGGCCGCCTTCGTGCTGCTGGTCGTGCTGGGCGTGCAGCGGTTCGCGCCCGCCGCCCTCGGCCGGATCGCCGTCCTCATCGGCATCGCGGTGGGCCTGGCGATCGCGGTGCCGTTCGGGTTCACGGACTTCGGTGGCGTCGCCGACGCCGACTGGATGGGCATCAGCACGCCGTTCCACTTCGGGACGCCGGACTTCAAGGCGTCCGCGATCGTGTCCATGCTGGTGGTGGCGCTGGTCACGATGACGGAGACGACCGGTGACCTGATCGCGGTCGGCGAGCTGACCGGCCGGAAGGTCGAGCCGCGCTCGCTCGCCGACGGGCTGCGCGCGGACGGTCTGTCGACGGTGCTGGGCGGTGTGTTCAACACCTTCCCGTACACGGCGTACGCGCAGAACGTGGGCCTGGTCGGCATGACCCGGGTGCGCAGCCGCTGGGTGGTCGCGGCGGCCGGCGGGATCCTGGTGCTGCTCGGGCTGCTGCCCAAGCTGGGCGCGGTGGTCGCGGCGATCCCGGCGCCGGTGCTGGGCGGGGCCGGGCTGGTCATGTTCGGCACGGTCGCGGCGAGCGGCCTGCGGACACTGGCCCGGGTCGACTTCAAGGGCAACCACAATCTGACCGTGGTGGCCGTCTCGGTGGCGATCGGCATGCTGCCGGTGGGCGTGCCGACGGTCTACGCGAAGTTCCCGGACTGGTTCCAGACGGTGATGAACAGCGGCATCAGCGCGGGCTGCCTTTCCGCGATCGTACTGAACCTGCTCTTCAACCACCTTCCCTCAAGGGCGGGTTCGGACCTCGCGACCGAGGTGGAAGGGGTGGTCTAG
- a CDS encoding DUF6214 family protein, whose amino-acid sequence MAAGSGGVTPTRVRSYGVRSCGYFACVLEASLLNLSDRNAEDGAVSVWPAWKVREHCGTTSWFQVRLAFPDGARVDALAVLQNGCVSIEDVTAQPALSLADLTALANWIEGPLFASCGVAGERPYADDGGERPEERHEGERSEGPGWEERPEGECLEERPACEPPGQRYAPEACDLAARREGEQPEEPEERNDGERPERPYDTERPERPYGGERPEGRHEAEARGAAEIALGMGPRRARAGWPSGIEGRRLVAREYRAAQRGGVDPVLAVMTATGRSRRRSLRMIAQARDAGFLTPRHARRS is encoded by the coding sequence ATGGCGGCAGGGTCCGGCGGGGTGACCCCGACGCGTGTCCGTTCGTATGGAGTGCGATCATGCGGTTACTTTGCGTGTGTGCTAGAAGCATCCTTGCTTAATCTTTCCGATCGGAACGCGGAGGACGGCGCGGTGTCGGTGTGGCCCGCGTGGAAGGTGCGGGAGCACTGCGGCACCACCTCCTGGTTCCAGGTCCGACTGGCCTTCCCCGACGGCGCCCGGGTCGACGCCCTGGCCGTCCTGCAGAACGGATGCGTGTCCATCGAGGACGTCACCGCGCAGCCGGCCCTGTCCCTCGCCGACCTCACAGCGCTGGCGAACTGGATCGAGGGCCCGCTGTTCGCATCCTGCGGGGTGGCCGGGGAGCGGCCGTACGCGGACGACGGCGGCGAGCGCCCCGAAGAGCGGCACGAGGGTGAGCGATCTGAGGGGCCGGGGTGGGAGGAGCGGCCCGAAGGCGAGTGCCTGGAGGAGCGGCCCGCATGCGAGCCGCCGGGGCAGCGATACGCGCCGGAGGCCTGCGACTTGGCAGCGCGGCGCGAAGGTGAGCAGCCGGAGGAGCCGGAGGAGCGGAACGACGGCGAGCGGCCGGAGAGGCCGTACGACACTGAGCGGCCGGAGAGGCCGTACGGCGGCGAGCGTCCGGAAGGACGGCACGAAGCGGAAGCCCGCGGCGCAGCGGAGATCGCGCTCGGCATGGGCCCGCGGCGTGCCCGGGCGGGCTGGCCGAGTGGCATCGAGGGCCGTCGGCTCGTCGCGCGGGAGTACCGTGCCGCACAGCGGGGAGGCGTCGACCCGGTGCTCGCCGTGATGACCGCGACCGGACGCAGCCGCCGCCGCTCCCTCAGGATGATCGCCCAGGCACGGGACGCCGGTTTCCTGACGCCCCGTCATGCACGCCGCAGCTGA
- a CDS encoding GNAT family N-acetyltransferase, with protein METPATGPSFRDATDADVDALVALIESAYRGDASRAGWTTEADILDGRRTDPEGVREVIKSPDSRLLTVEQDGRIVACCQLEHRGDHAYFGMFAVSPALQGAGLGKQIMAEAERLVRETWGVTEMHMTVISVRDDLIAWYERRGYRRTGQMSPFPYGDERFGIPQRDDLQFELLVKKLA; from the coding sequence ATGGAGACACCCGCCACCGGACCCAGCTTCCGGGACGCCACCGACGCCGACGTCGACGCGCTGGTCGCGCTGATCGAGTCGGCCTACCGCGGGGACGCCAGCCGGGCCGGGTGGACCACCGAGGCGGACATCCTGGACGGCCGGCGGACGGACCCCGAGGGCGTGCGGGAGGTGATCAAGTCGCCCGACAGCCGGCTGCTGACGGTGGAACAGGACGGCCGGATCGTCGCCTGCTGCCAGCTCGAACACCGCGGTGACCACGCCTACTTCGGCATGTTCGCGGTCAGCCCCGCCCTGCAGGGCGCCGGCCTCGGCAAGCAGATCATGGCCGAGGCCGAGCGCCTGGTGCGCGAGACCTGGGGCGTCACCGAGATGCACATGACGGTGATCTCCGTACGGGACGACCTGATCGCCTGGTACGAGCGCCGCGGCTACCGCCGTACGGGACAGATGTCACCCTTCCCGTACGGCGATGAGCGCTTCGGTATCCCGCAGCGCGACGACCTGCAGTTCGAGCTGCTGGTCAAGAAGCTCGCCTGA
- a CDS encoding DUF5134 domain-containing protein, translating to MHGPLSAAWLLVALCAATGAYCLLRMRSGVEEQRRSAGGEALMGFGMAVMAVPAAVFTPPRWAWPVYAAVFGAAALHALWAARAAPRHLHHLVGACAMVYMAAAMAVAPPGPHHAHDGTGVPLLTGSLLVYFAGYVLLAGARLVPAAVATQGSGSGAVTGVGAGTGPGTVTGAGGMARARAAGWGDRPELARACRLSMGIGMVAMLMTM from the coding sequence GTGCACGGACCGTTGTCGGCAGCGTGGCTGCTGGTCGCGCTCTGCGCGGCGACCGGCGCCTACTGCCTGCTGCGGATGCGCAGCGGCGTCGAGGAGCAGCGCCGGTCCGCGGGCGGCGAGGCGCTGATGGGCTTCGGCATGGCCGTGATGGCCGTACCGGCGGCGGTGTTCACACCACCGCGGTGGGCGTGGCCGGTGTACGCGGCCGTGTTCGGCGCGGCGGCGCTGCACGCGCTGTGGGCCGCGCGCGCCGCCCCGCGTCATCTGCACCACCTGGTGGGCGCGTGCGCGATGGTCTACATGGCGGCGGCGATGGCCGTGGCCCCGCCCGGCCCGCACCACGCGCACGACGGCACCGGGGTGCCGTTGCTGACCGGCTCGCTGCTGGTGTACTTCGCGGGTTACGTGCTGCTCGCCGGCGCCCGCCTGGTGCCGGCCGCGGTCGCGACGCAAGGGAGCGGATCCGGAGCCGTGACCGGGGTGGGGGCCGGGACTGGGCCGGGAACCGTGACTGGGGCGGGAGGCATGGCCCGAGCCAGGGCCGCCGGCTGGGGCGACCGGCCGGAGCTGGCACGGGCCTGCCGACTGTCCATGGGGATCGGCATGGTGGCGATGCTGATGACCATGTGA
- a CDS encoding ArsR/SmtB family transcription factor has product MTDTAITGRALPHPAPEEIRLETVLHALSDPMRLRIVRELAAAEGELSCSHFDLPVTKSTTTHHFRVLRESGVIRQVYRGTAKMNALRRPDLDRLFPDLLDTLLAAAKRQSARLGDDS; this is encoded by the coding sequence GTGACCGACACCGCCATCACCGGCCGCGCACTGCCGCACCCGGCGCCGGAGGAGATCCGCCTGGAGACCGTGCTGCACGCGCTCTCCGATCCGATGCGACTGCGGATCGTCCGCGAACTGGCCGCCGCAGAGGGCGAGTTGTCCTGCTCCCACTTCGACCTGCCGGTGACCAAGTCCACCACCACACACCACTTCCGGGTGCTGCGCGAGAGCGGGGTCATCCGGCAGGTCTACCGCGGCACAGCCAAGATGAACGCCCTGCGCCGACCCGACCTGGACCGTCTCTTCCCGGACCTGCTCGACACCCTCCTCGCCGCCGCGAAACGACAGTCCGCCCGCCTCGGCGACGACAGCTGA
- a CDS encoding aldo/keto reductase encodes MRYTLSGRTGPRVSELALGTMTLGEDWGRGAGKDTCARIVDTHAEAVGGFIDTANNDADGSPERIVGELLTGRRESVVPAGTYTRGTRDGDPDAAGSHRKNLVRSVEEVTRAPADVMRSGEVLHVGVSDWPAWEIAQANTLAERRGWTCLAGSRGKYRRGETGRLDALGDEPAA; translated from the coding sequence GTGCGTTACACGCTGTCCGGACGGACCGGTCCGCGCGTCAGCGAACTCGCGCTCGGCACGATGACGCTCGGCGAGGACTGGGGCCGGGGTGCCGGCAAGGACACCTGCGCCCGGATCGTCGACACCCATGCCGAGGCGGTCGGCGGCTTCATCGACACCGCGAACAACGACGCGGACGGCAGCCCGGAGCGGATCGTCGGCGAACTGCTCACCGGGCGCCGGGAGTCCGTCGTGCCGGCCGGCACGTACACGCGCGGGACGCGCGACGGGGACCCCGATGCGGCGGGCAGTCACCGCAAGAACCTCGTACGGTCGGTCGAGGAGGTGACGCGGGCCCCGGCCGACGTGATGCGCTCCGGCGAAGTGCTGCACGTGGGTGTGTCGGACTGGCCGGCCTGGGAAATCGCCCAGGCCAACACCCTTGCGGAGCGGCGGGGTTGGACGTGCCTCGCGGGTTCGCGCGGGAAGTACCGGCGCGGGGAGACGGGACGGCTGGACGCCTTGGGTGACGAGCCGGCGGCGTAG
- a CDS encoding glycerophosphodiester phosphodiesterase, translating into MNFLTIGHRGVMGVAPENTLRSFVAAQEAGLDVIGLDLHLSKDGALVVMHDAEVDRTTDGTGPVAEKTLAELRVLDAGHGARVPVFEEVLAAVRTPLQVEIEDVAAARALAAVMHERDLVGRVEVSSFQAEAITEIARLVPGVRTALIASSYGMEVAERAVALGAATVCLDIRRLTLEVVEHVRASGLRIIGWVVNTHNHLRLVRALELDGATTDFPEIKRTARFTA; encoded by the coding sequence TTGAACTTCCTTACCATCGGTCACCGCGGGGTCATGGGTGTCGCGCCCGAGAACACCCTTCGCTCCTTCGTCGCCGCGCAGGAAGCCGGCCTCGACGTCATCGGACTCGATCTGCACCTGAGCAAGGACGGCGCCCTCGTCGTCATGCACGACGCGGAGGTGGACCGAACGACCGACGGCACCGGGCCGGTCGCCGAGAAGACCCTCGCCGAGCTACGGGTCCTGGACGCGGGCCACGGGGCGCGGGTGCCGGTGTTCGAGGAGGTGCTGGCCGCGGTACGCACACCGCTGCAGGTCGAGATCGAGGACGTGGCGGCGGCCCGGGCGCTCGCGGCGGTGATGCACGAGCGCGATCTGGTGGGGCGCGTGGAGGTGTCCTCGTTCCAGGCCGAGGCGATCACCGAGATCGCCCGGCTGGTGCCGGGCGTCCGCACGGCCCTGATCGCCAGCAGCTACGGCATGGAGGTGGCGGAGCGCGCGGTCGCCCTGGGCGCGGCGACCGTCTGCCTCGACATCCGCCGGCTCACCCTGGAGGTCGTCGAGCACGTGCGCGCCTCCGGGCTGCGGATCATCGGCTGGGTCGTCAACACGCACAACCATCTCCGGCTGGTCCGCGCCCTGGAGCTGGACGGGGCGACGACCGACTTCCCGGAGATCAAGCGCACGGCACGCTTCACCGCGTAG
- a CDS encoding VOC family protein, protein MKFDKPVAGGPCWTELGTSDLEGAKRFYTELFGWRPETDPRKEAGGYTVARLGDAAVAALTPLYQESQPVAWNVSFAVPDADAAVRRVEEAGGTVILGPMDVFDVGRFAVVLDPTGAVFQLWQARSFPGAGLFNAPGALGWVELATRDTERAQDFYTTVFGWSVNASEWYTQWGIDGDDFGGMADMGDRFPPEVPPHWLPYFTVADVDATAEVAQSAGGAVVLAPVSVPDGPRIAVLRDPQGAAFGVHRAGEES, encoded by the coding sequence ATGAAGTTCGACAAGCCGGTGGCCGGCGGACCGTGCTGGACCGAGCTGGGGACCAGCGATCTGGAGGGGGCCAAGCGCTTCTACACCGAGCTGTTCGGGTGGCGGCCGGAGACCGATCCGCGGAAGGAGGCGGGCGGGTACACGGTGGCGCGCCTGGGCGACGCGGCGGTCGCCGCGCTCACCCCGCTGTACCAGGAGTCCCAGCCGGTGGCGTGGAACGTCTCCTTCGCGGTGCCGGACGCGGATGCGGCGGTACGACGCGTGGAGGAGGCCGGCGGGACGGTGATCCTCGGCCCGATGGACGTGTTCGACGTGGGCCGGTTCGCCGTGGTCCTCGACCCGACCGGTGCGGTGTTCCAGCTCTGGCAGGCGCGGTCCTTCCCGGGCGCCGGGCTGTTCAACGCGCCCGGTGCCCTCGGCTGGGTGGAGCTGGCGACCCGGGACACCGAGCGGGCGCAGGACTTCTACACCACGGTGTTCGGCTGGAGTGTCAACGCCTCGGAGTGGTACACGCAGTGGGGCATCGACGGCGACGACTTCGGCGGCATGGCCGACATGGGCGACCGGTTCCCTCCCGAGGTACCGCCGCACTGGCTGCCGTACTTCACGGTGGCCGACGTGGACGCGACAGCCGAGGTCGCGCAGAGCGCGGGCGGTGCCGTCGTGCTGGCTCCCGTCTCGGTGCCGGACGGGCCGCGTATCGCGGTGCTGCGGGATCCGCAGGGCGCCGCGTTCGGGGTGCACCGGGCCGGCGAGGAGAGCTGA
- a CDS encoding VOC family protein, protein MVHVLSSRTLLSPTDPERSRAFYGEQLGLSVYREFGTGTERGTVYFLGGGFLELSGRSETPPSSAIRLWLQVDDVTAAHEELRAKGVDIVRPPLKEPWGLIEMWITDPDGIRIALVEVPADHPMRYRPGI, encoded by the coding sequence ATGGTGCACGTACTCAGCAGCCGGACACTGCTCTCCCCCACCGACCCCGAGCGCTCCCGGGCCTTCTACGGCGAGCAACTGGGCCTGTCCGTCTACCGCGAGTTCGGTACGGGAACCGAGCGCGGGACGGTCTACTTCCTCGGCGGCGGCTTCCTGGAGCTCTCCGGCCGGTCCGAGACCCCGCCGTCGTCCGCGATCCGGCTGTGGCTGCAGGTGGACGACGTGACTGCCGCGCACGAGGAGCTGCGGGCGAAGGGCGTCGACATCGTCCGGCCACCACTGAAGGAGCCGTGGGGCCTGATCGAGATGTGGATCACCGACCCGGACGGCATCCGCATCGCGCTGGTGGAGGTCCCGGCGGACCATCCGATGCGGTACCGGCCGGGGATCTAG
- a CDS encoding MarR family winged helix-turn-helix transcriptional regulator → WQAVHPELDTGPMEVIGRINRCAALLQQAEDAPLRRAGLSRPEFDLLGALRRTGHELTPGELARETFSSGAAVTKRLKQLTERGLVERRGDTRDRRVAHLRLTDAGRELVDGILPEQLAYETAVLSVLEPEGQDELAGLLAELLGRLEGRTGVLRT, encoded by the coding sequence GTGGCAGGCCGTGCACCCCGAGCTGGACACCGGGCCCATGGAGGTCATCGGACGGATCAACCGCTGTGCCGCGCTGCTCCAGCAGGCCGAGGACGCACCGCTGCGCCGGGCCGGGCTCAGCCGTCCCGAGTTCGACCTGCTGGGCGCGCTGCGCCGCACCGGCCACGAGCTGACCCCGGGGGAGCTGGCCCGTGAGACCTTCTCCTCCGGGGCCGCCGTCACCAAGCGGCTCAAGCAGCTGACGGAACGCGGACTGGTCGAACGGCGCGGCGACACTCGCGACCGCCGCGTCGCCCACCTCCGTCTCACCGACGCCGGCCGCGAGCTGGTCGACGGGATCCTCCCGGAGCAACTCGCCTACGAGACCGCCGTACTGTCCGTCCTGGAGCCCGAGGGCCAGGATGAACTCGCTGGCCTGCTCGCCGAGTTGCTCGGCCGCCTGGAAGGCAGGACGGGCGTGCTGCGGACGTAG
- a CDS encoding TetR/AcrR family transcriptional regulator, with the protein MSPRSASVNEELRRRSRERLLQAAVELVDERGFEATTLGDIADRAGSARGLVSYYFPGKRQLVQSAVHRLMNRTLEEALEREPHTEDGRERLARAIDAILGLARDRPVLMRQHMAGLLQAEGFVQCPEQRRLSELLGDTVAKYGSEDVTADYPMLRALLMGAVYAALIPGVPMPVPVLRAELFQRYGLDWEAGVPPESETGEEARKCDLSRFFATEERPSGP; encoded by the coding sequence ATGTCCCCGCGCAGCGCCTCGGTCAATGAAGAGTTGCGGCGACGTTCCCGGGAGCGGCTGCTGCAGGCCGCGGTGGAACTGGTCGACGAGCGCGGCTTCGAGGCCACGACACTGGGCGACATCGCCGACCGGGCCGGTTCGGCGCGCGGACTGGTGTCGTACTACTTCCCCGGCAAGCGCCAGCTGGTGCAGTCCGCCGTACACCGGCTGATGAACCGCACGCTGGAGGAGGCGCTGGAGCGGGAGCCGCACACGGAGGACGGCCGGGAGCGGCTGGCCCGGGCCATCGACGCGATCCTGGGCCTGGCCCGCGACCGCCCGGTGCTCATGCGGCAGCACATGGCGGGGCTGTTGCAGGCGGAGGGCTTCGTGCAGTGCCCGGAGCAGCGCCGCCTGTCGGAGCTGCTCGGCGACACCGTCGCCAAGTACGGCTCCGAGGATGTCACCGCCGACTACCCGATGCTGCGGGCCCTGCTGATGGGCGCGGTGTACGCAGCGCTGATCCCGGGGGTGCCGATGCCCGTCCCGGTGCTGCGGGCCGAACTGTTCCAGCGGTACGGACTCGACTGGGAGGCGGGGGTGCCGCCGGAGAGCGAGACGGGCGAGGAGGCGCGGAAGTGCGACCTGTCCCGGTTCTTCGCCACGGAGGAGCGCCCGAGCGGCCCCTGA